The sequence cttttgttttaaatacatttgtacTTAACGTAAGTCTTAGAATTTATATGATACGTATGCATAGGGCAGCTAGTAAAGTCTTCAATGTTTTTTATAATCAcagatttttgtgttttgccACATTCGTACGCCTGCATGTGCGTACAAAACTGTTTAATTGCAATATTATTACAGGCAACGTAAACTGTTTGTGCTTCCACAAACGCAAAAAGTaccttaaataataaaaagtttgtatttctTATTCCCAAACAATAGTCTTTCTTATATGTTATACCTTTGTTCAAAATAACCTCAGATATTTGAACATTTTCAGATGACAACTTATAGGAACTAATTTGTTTCAAGTATTCCTTATGTATGTCGTCATTTACAAAACTTATTACTTTAAAGTGGGGAGGAATTCCGTTCTTGTTCTTCATTAGAAAGTAAGAGAAACTAAGACTTTCTTTTATAGCGAGAGAACGACATTCAGCTATCCGCGACGTTATAGAACTTAAATATGACTTAGAGTTTCTGTGTTTAGCTTCGAACCTCATAACCCAAGATAGCTTAGGAGGTCCACATTTTCTTATCGCGGTCGGGTAGTAAACAAGAAAATGATGCTTAGGTTTCAAAGTTGGTCCATATAACAAAACATATAATTTATGATGAGCTTGAATCTTTCTATCAAGAACTTGTAAGTCAGCatcattaaattcattttgAAATAACATGTCAATAATTTCTAGCATTTGGGTGAATAAAATCCAGTTTTTGTTATTCTTGGGCACATAGCTCGCTATCTTAAATGGCAGATACCTAGCTAGGCAAAGTTTCTCACTAGCGGTCATTCTTAGTTCGATTTTTTGTAACTTACTCAGAACAAGAGGACGCAATGCATTTTTTATGTCTAACTCTCCAAaggaaaaacattttttccGATAATTAATAATGtctaaacttaaaatttttccttTTATCAAAGCTGTGAGAGTTTGGCATACGCTATAAACACATACGCCTTCTAGGACATCGTGCATGagatcaaaataaaaattttctgTTACATGAAAAGTTTTAAGTTCGTTAAATAAACAGTCGCTCTTAATTCCTGTTTCAAGAACATCTTgtgcttttatgtcattttcATACGAAGCCCTGTTTCTTAACAAATTTGGATGTTCACAAATGTCTCTTTTCATTTCTATGTTGTTTCGCCTGCATGCTCTGCAAAGTAGGTCTAATTTTAGGTGACAATTTAGGACTCAGCTCGATATTAGGTTTTATAAAATCATTTAGAGCAAAACGATTTTGCAGAGCATGCAGGCGAAAGAACATAGAAATGAAAAGATGTCTCTTTCATTTCTATGTTGTTTCACTGCATGCTCTGCAAAATCGTTTTGCTCTAAATGATTTTATAAAGCCTAGTATCGAGATGAGTACTAAATTGTCACCTAAAATTAGACCTACTACAATGTATATAGTAAATGACTCTTTCCCTATGGTTACCCTAATTCCATTTTCTAGTTCCTCTAAAACCTGATATATTTGATAAAATACAACATCATTATCTATTTCCTTAAATGCTTGACTTGGTATATATGCAAagggaaaaataaaatctaACTTAGATTGCAAGTATTGAGGCAATAATAGCAGCCACATATAGATGAAACATGTGCACCTATGGCATtattaatttgaaattcatcGGCATAGAAATTTAACGGaataataatatcatttaTATCATAATGTGAAAGCTTGTTAGCAAATGTACAGGTATTGACAAAGTTGCAAATAGTTTCCTTTTTCATTAgctctttttgatttttaacaGTAAGGTTCAAAACGTCTGGAATCTCGAAAAATTTTGTTATTTGGAACTTTACAGGCATAAGTTGTATGTTCACTTTGTGAGGCATGAGTTCTGCTTTGCCTCTTTTAATTTTAGGTACTAGTTTGTTTGAAATTGTATATGCCAAAGGATTTTCATAGAGATTTTTCtcttttaaaaactttaaaattttatactCAGATACTATAGGCTTAAATGGACTCTTACAGAAATCTAAAACATAATTAAGTATTTCGTATGATAAAGTTGAACTTGTCAGAGCATCTTTAACTGCACTAGCTATTGGGGCTAGCAGATCAgcaatttgtttttgtataAACAGAATCTCATTTCTTGGCAGTCCGGTCAAGCGTGCAAgccacaagaaaaaaaaaaagacttGTCTTCAAAATTGTTTTGATAATCTGTGGTTTTAATATGTGCTAAGTTATTCTTTAGAGCGACACTTGATTCGCAATTGGAAGCTGCAGTAACAtaagtattattaattttgaaaatattgatttCTTCAATGCTGTCATTTTCCGATAATGTAATCTCAGCATGCGAGTTACAAATATGTTTCTTGAAAACGGcgtactttaaaaatagtttatggCATGACTTAAATTTACATATTAACGGGTTGTCTATGGTCGGTTTCTTAAGTAAGTGACTTATTTTTAAGTGTTGTATTAATTCATCCGTATGCGAAAAGCTCTGACAGCACTTGAAACAGGAATACATTGCCAGTTTAGTAATAAAACGTTTACTTTCTCATAAAATTTAGCAAAGAAGTTAAGTTTGAAGACTTTTTATCATATGGGGTATGTGTATCATATATGTACTGCTGTATGAATAACCAAGCAAATTCTGACGGTACGGGGTATTTTAAGTTCAATGTATTAAAAATCTTAAAGCATACATCTAACGACTCTATAAAGGAGTCAAACTTATATAATGACTTATCAAAGTATACGAAAAATCCTGTCAAATTTTCTATGCATTCACCTTCAACTATAAAAAAAGGCTGCACCGTTTCTGAGCTTATATAATACTTAATAATTAGCTGCTGAAGCTTTTCCTCATAGTCCGCAATGGAATTGATTCTGAGGACAAGACTTTCCTGCGAGTCCAGTAGGGAGAATTTCTTTCTCttgttttttccttttattacGGCCCATGAATTATTTGACAAGACTGAGGTAAGTAAAATAGTGTAAATGTAGTCCTTGGAATCTGTGAATAAGAATATTTGGTTATGGCATAATTTAAAAAAGCTAAGCTTATCATAAAAAGATAAAGTTTAACCTGCAAAAAGTGTAgattgaattttaaaaaattatatattaccGATTGATACCGTTTTCTGAGCTgtctttaatattttaagacaCTCTTTGTTTTGTATCTGATCTCCGTAAAAGCAAAAAACCTTTTCTTTGAATGGGTCCCATTTACgaaataaaacatctccattCTCAGGGTATAATAAGTTGAAATCaatttttatctttaaagAAAAAGTTAAGTAGTTTTATAATATGTTTCGAGTAGGTTGTTTTATATATAAGGATTTAAATACATAAACTAATAGGAGATTTGGATCACAAAATGGTATACAAATGTACGGAATAGAAATTAAAACAAGTTACCAAGTCTGGAGCATGGCAATCACCGTATTTTGGCCACTCCTTTAGAAATTGTGGACCATCAAGCAATTCGATGTCTTTTTTGCGTTCGGCATGAGATTCCCTCCATTTCTGACACACAGAGAGCCAATCAGAAATTTCCCGCTTTAACTCTGCTTTCAAAGCAAAGCTTGTTATGTCAGCAAAACCACTTGTTTGGGACACAGGATCGGATTCCTGTAATGGACCGGATCGACCGCGCTTCAAAAGCTTTGACCTTAGATTTGCGTACTTCCAGTACAGTTTTCCTGCAGGATGCTTCTGTATGAGGTTTCGGGGCCTGTAGTAAACGTCCTGGAAGAAATTAATAAAAGCATAAATAACTTAATGAAGAACAGATTTGTTAAGTCAAAACACAGTTCAAAAACATTGATAGTGTTTAGATTTAGAACAAAACACGGTCATAACTTACTCTCCAGTTCTTCTCCGAGGGAAATACCGCCACGATTTGGTCCACAATATCAGCAAAATCTGTAGTTTTAAGCGTCTGCTTCCTAGCTGTGATGTCCTCTATAATGATATTAATTATCTGGTCTCTTTGATCCGTCGTTAAGGTGTTTTTTAGGTTATATTGCTCGAGGAGAAACCTTCCCCGTGGATACCCCTTCAAAATGTCTGCAACCtgttaaaaacaataataagaCAGGTCGACAATTAAAAAGCCCAAGATTAAACGCTACAAGATCTAAAAGGATTTTACCTGTAGGCGACCACAGACCTAGATAATTTCCCTCACGTCCCAGCTTGAAAAAAATCGTGGTCAAAGTATAAATTACTATAGCTCAGTTGTTATAAAGACTTCGACCAATACTTTCTTTAAACTGTGGTGTGATGGAAAGTTTTTGATTTGGGTCGTAAAATCCTTTCAGATTATGTAGAGGTTAGTCTTGTTCAAAAGTAGTTAGGttgttaaatataattttaaatcttaCCAATTTGGGTTTCGCAGCACCTGCAATAGGGATCTCCTGGTCTTGTTCGTCACCTGAGTCTTCACCGAAATTCTATTAAAAGAAAAGTTagaattttgattttattgaaattttttttacgaacggcataagtattttgacaaaacaaaagttaaatatactcataatttgaTAATTTAGGTAATGAAATTTCAGCCAAATCCTGATACACGTGTTTACCACTTACCGAATAGTATACGTAAAAAAAGGTGAAACGACTGCGACGCCACAGAGCAGAATGCAACGGCAGCAAAGCGTCTTTTTAGCGCCTTTTTAGAGTTTTTCTTCTCGTGCATTCTACTCCTTTTATCTAGTTTGGGCGGGTTTTCACTTAATTTTCTTTCATATTCTTCATTTTTTTCTCGTATTTTTTATCCATTTTATGTTTATTTCACAACCGTAtgtctttttttgttttaaatgtaatGCTTTTTTAAGCTTTAATTTCTTCAAATGTAAATTATCATGAAATAATAACGCGCACAACAAAGAAGAAACTCAAAAaggaacaaggaagaacgctatagtcgagtacctcgactatcagatacccgttactcagctaaagggaccaaagggaaatggagataagcaagcagcaaatcgagacttaaatacgccacctaccggcggtagatagatttaagcgttatgggcgttagagtgggcgtggcaacattttttttggatcaatcgataggtattgacgagaccaatacatttcagttaacattttttatctagcatgaaaactgtggccgtcacaggtttgggcggtttgtgggcgttagagtgggcgtggcaattttttttcgggtcactcgataggtattgatgagaagaatacacttatgttaaaatttttattctagcatcaaaactgtaggagccacagttttgggcggtttgtgggcgtaagagtgggcgtggcacattgctgaaacaaacttgcgctgcgtaagaagctcaggaatctgcacgccaaatctcaatagcctagctcccatagtttccgagatctcagcgtgcatccggacggacagacagacggacagacggacatggctagactcggctagtgatcctgatcaagaatatatatactttatggggtcggaaacgcttccttctgcctgttacatactttctatGTATacaatctagtatacccttttactctacgagtaacgggtataaaaatgcgACAAAAAAAACGTGGACATGCACATGCCTTAATATTAAGtaattattgtatttttatttgactcaccttttgctttttgctgtacttttcactttttcaACTCTCAAACTGTCTCTAAAAACTCACTCACAAAACTATTAATCACTTTTACTTCTGATCAGGAGAACCGCTTGCTTCGAAGTGATCGCGGGATTCGCTACAATGCGGAGTGTCAAAATATTTCgtgtatacatacatacatacatatgcatGTGTGCAAAAAGGACGGACAAATTCTGTCGCGTGCCGTTACTTTACAATAGAAGTCAAAGTAATGGGGaagaaaataacaaaatatgtACAAATAAGTCCTTAAGTTTAATAACTTGTATATGTCAATttagtaatatttattttattttattatatttatatattatatgactATATCTTATTGTCAAAACATCGATACACAAGAAATATTAATGTTTTTATGCGTATACATATTTTCTTGACCACGAATGTACGAATGCGAATGGAAAAAGAAGACGCGCTTGCGTTTGCCGTTTTGCTTGTTCATATTTATCTCTAatttgtctgaatgtatgtAAGTATGCACATTTTGCCGTTGGTTTTACGGCCCAGCGTTTACAATACACGCACCTTTTTTCTTTGGCTAAGCATGTTTTTGTACTTTTAATAGTAAATTACAAAGCCAAATCTTATGATAATTGTCATGGAAATAGAAAGAATCTGCCGGTGGTTGGGCAGCCGTAACTAAAACCAtattctttaaatattaaagctgattttcttttgaaaattattaataatttaaattattttgtgTATATGGGTCACAAATTtagtacatatatgtacatagatacatatatgtacatatatgtaatttgatttctaatttatttatttatttatttatttatttatttcgccaacagttggtaccttaactggctacttgtatattactaaactaaatactaagggacgaaaggtaattgtaaagggttttcttaattaattccctaggagagcatgggtccagccgcatgtgagatggaagtttgttccagtagaacaaggctctacacagaggctcattaaaagcatagttagctctatatgccggaataaaaaagggttcaaatgaccttaaagacctaccaggtacggaaaagcctatgctactcagcaatgcagggcagtctattttggaggacagcaggtcacaaataaaaactagtgcgctagttgttctacgatcttgtagggaagaaaggtgcacaagacgacatttcgcagagtaagagggaaccgggtcattaaagtttagagaaagaagggcaaaagataggaattttttttgaacacgCTCAATACGATTGATGTGTGTAGTTCCAGTCGGACTCCAGACAAACGAAGCATATTCCAATCTGGACCTAATGAACGAAGAAAATAGGCTTAGTTTCGTGTACGGATCTTTAAATTGCGTGGAATTTCGTTTTACAAAACCATACATAGCGTATGCCTTTGGAATTATGTAGTTTATGTGATCCATGAAagtaaatttggtatcaaacaTAACTCCTAGGTCCAGTGATTCATTTCTTAAGGAAAGAACATGGGAACTAATGGAATAAGAGCTAAGGACATTAATTAATCGTTTGCTGTACCTAACGTAGAAACATTTTGACACGTTCAGAGGCAACTTATTACGAGAACACCAATTTCCCACATTTACTAGGTCATTTTGAAGAAGTTCACTATCGGAGATTGAATTCACagacctaaatattttaagatcgtccgcaaacaacaggaattcagaatttgttatgcaatagcttaaatcattaatgaagatgatgaatagaaacggacccaaagcacttccctgaggaaggccagaagtagccacatacgggtttgagaaaacaccattgcactctactctataaatccgcccatctaaataagatttaaaccaatttaatattgatgaatgaaatcccaatttctgcaattttgccaataaagcattatgggagactttgtcaaatgctttggcgaagtcggtgtagactacatcaacttgatgatgactgataaacgagtggatgcaaaaaagattaaacgtagctaagttagtggtagttgaccttccaggcataaaaccatgttggttaggactgatgatccgaccagcaagaaaagttagctgcttagctacaattcgttcaaacatttttgaaacattacttagctttgcaattggcctataatttgaaacaatgtTTTTGTGACCAGACTTGAATATAGGAGAAACTGTGGCAAGTTTCCATCTATGCGCAAATACGCCAGTGGAAAGAGACTTGTTGAAGATCATTTTTAGGGGCTCACAAAGAACACCTAtacagtttttcaaaataaatggagaAAGGCCATCGCAGTCTAATTTTCCTGAGTCGTTAAAACTCTCAGCCGCCATATGACAGTCCAAATCAGTAACATCTAAGCACCCAATAATTAGCATCGTGGCAATGGCACCGAGTGAATCATCGTCATTCCACAGCGAGCTCGGTTCAAAGTTAGATACAAAATACTTAGCAAATAGATTAGCGACCCCAATATCAGAAGAAGCTGAAAGACTTTCATATGACATATGGGAAGGAAAGTAGGAGGTTGTACGTTTAGAATTGATAAAGTGCCAGAATGACTTAGGATTGGTAATTAGTTTACACTCTATATCAGCAATATATTGGCTGTATAAGAATTTATTGAGGAACTCAAACTCACGCTTATGTTGTTTGTACCGATCAAAGTCGGCAGCTTCACCGCTTTCTATGTAGcgcttatagaatttatttcggagatttttgtatttttttagtccTTGTGTGTACCATGGTAGTCTATAAGAACTTTGAACTCTAGTTTTAGCATATCTGCCTATAATAGTAGAgagaaaagatataaaaacttcataggttgtattcacatccgcatgcgagaggacttccgcccatctgatattagaaatatcactacggatagaatctaaactgctagaattaatataggtaagaggcaagcgagaattatttggagagaaaatataacaagtaaTTAAGATTAATAGGGGCTTGTGATGAGCATCACACGCGGCTAGCGGATTATCGCTGCAGCATAGAGTAAGGCATAAATCAGGGTGTACAAAAATTAGATCTAGAAgcttatttaagttattaaaaacatgGTTAATCTGGACTAATCCCATACTAAGAAGCTCATCGATGACTAAGATTTCATGAGGAAGATGCAGATTACTGGGAACCATTGCTGAAGACTCAAGATCATGAGCCCACACGAGCGAAGATAGGTTGAAGTCGCCCAAAACACATAAATATTGGCCATCTTCCAGCTCCTGGTATAGGTGGGCAATGTTGTCAACatgcgctttatataaatcaaaactgCTGCTTGGGGGTATGTATGATACTGTCAGGAAAATTGTTTCCATCGGACCAGCGAGAGATACACAGAGTTGGTCGAGCAGAGAATCCTCGTTCTGGAGACAAATAGCAATGCAACGCAGCTCACGCCGcacagcaattaaaactccgccACCTCTGGAGCATCGTGTTTTAACGGAATCTCGATCCTTACGGAACACATGATAAAGATTTGTATCGAAGAATTCATTATCGAAGAAATCCATGTTGAgccaggtttcaacaaaaatgatGACGTCATGATCACCATGAGACGTTGCCTGGAAAAGGGATTGAGCTTTCGTACGCATACCAccgatattttgaaaataaatattgaaatttgtattgttAGCGCATATCCGGTCATCCATGGTCATGCTATCAATAACTGGTCCAGCATCATGGCCCGAATCCGTAAGAGGCCTCGCTGggattttatcataattaataaaattatttgtaagaacCTTCAGTAAAGTAGTGGTACGGATACGAATAGGCTGGTGATCGGCGCTCCAAATATTAGGTGGGCAGTCAATATAAGCATTCAAGATATAACTGCACGCAGGTGAATCCACTCCTGGTAATAATGAGCGAGAACGTTCTACAGCAGCCGcagtccattgttgttgttgatggcgaAAGCATCTCCAAAGAGCACCTTCAGAGAGAGCACTCTGAGAGAGTTGTTGTAGAAAGTCGAACGTCAGAAAGGTAGAGACGGAGAGCGCATGACTATTAGGCGATGAAGAGTAAGAATCCACCCGATTTTCTAGGTAATTCCGGAGAGAGACGCcagatgatgagagcgcaactccgaggagcgcgccgatattagagccaggcggacggcgaatgtcgcgcacagcggacaacaaaagctccagctgatgttgttgacggtgcaacgggagagaggcgcaagatgatgagagcgcaactccgaggagcgcgccgatattagagccaggcggacggcgaatgtcgcgcacagcggacaacaaaagctccagctgatgttgttgacggtgcaacgggagagaggcgcaagatgatgagagcgcaactccgaggagcgcgccgatattagaaccAGGTGGACTGCGAACGTCTCGcaaagcaaacaacaaaagctccggctgatgttgttgatgaagCATCAGGAGAGCCACGGAAAGTGAtgtgagcgcaactccga is a genomic window of Drosophila suzukii unplaced genomic scaffold, CBGP_Dsuzu_IsoJpt1.0 scf_6, whole genome shotgun sequence containing:
- the LOC139355031 gene encoding uncharacterized protein, translated to MLSQRKKNFGEDSGDEQDQEIPIAGAAKPKLVADILKGYPRGRFLLEQYNLKNTLTTDQRDQIINIIIEDITARKQTLKTTDFADIVDQIVAVFPSEKNWRDVYYRPRNLIQKHPAGKLYWKYANLRSKLLKRGRSGPLQESDPVSQTSGFADITSFALKAELKREISDWLSVCQKWRESHAERKKDIELLDGPQFLKEWPKYGDCHAPDLIKIDFNLLYPENGDVLFRKWDPFKEKVFCFYGDQIQNKECLKILKTAQKTVSIDSKDYIYTILLTSVLSNNSWAVIKGKNKRKKFSLLDSQESLVLRINSIADYEEKLQQLIIKYYISSETVQPFFIVEGECIENLTGFFVYFDKSLYKFDSFIESLDVCFKIFNTLNLKYPVPSEFAWLFIQQYIYDTHTPYDKKSSNLTSLLNFMRK